In Siniperca chuatsi isolate FFG_IHB_CAS linkage group LG20, ASM2008510v1, whole genome shotgun sequence, the following proteins share a genomic window:
- the LOC122868072 gene encoding uncharacterized protein LOC122868072 isoform X1: MLVCEFHPGKQFLFSHKVNKGFISTKPELVIVGTVEKANKACFENMGIRLQRMCTPLLFVTMAMRGGKYLLLLAVFVVLARCQQMPQVSMSPKLKYIFSGDLFNLSCESTSENTVKWYVNNTEERLQTNKTWKIAVAAPKHSGVYQCESNGKRSGNFSIKVLEYTPSASLIIKTGLPVMRTEGSVVLELENEDGLWGWKCWVKRGEKTKMIKLRLKDDNVSLAFQPNRLNDPETIFWCTDENEEKRSNQITVRTSVKDLALEMDRLPAVVGESLTLSCHVWGTNQISDTVFYKDNQILQHSSSPTHNITVTEDSSGRYKCNATYTYKARTRGPPYQEGSDFQDLYVQEPPMKAVLSEKTGMCSCPHCPSGASYRWYHKNDGQSWALMSSNQSMMPKDSGTYACRAVWVNGRSLLSNNVFSDQSSSSTSLIVLMILGVVILIVVVAVYIYCKKRRATGAIYEDVQMKPREKGDDKYETLQKPRGAQKEGEYDTLHPEAPGTEMKEGEYQPLKKEEMKGEVYHTLGMEGAAGGEGAYEALKKEGMKEGVYHSLGMEGAAGGEGAYEALKKEGMKEGVYHSLGMEGAGGGHEAVRKDKDSDYEIVKEKM; encoded by the exons ATGTTAGTGTGTGAGTTCCATCCTGGGAAACAGTTTCTTTTCTCACATAAGGTGaataaaggatttatttcgactaaaccagagttggtgattgttggaacagtggaaaaagCTAACAAAGCCTGTTTTG AAAACATGGGAATCAGACTTCAGAGGATGTGTACCCCCCTTCTCTTTGTCACAAT GGCAATGAGGGGAGGAAAATATCTGCTGCTCCTGGCAG tgTTCGTGGTCCTGGCAAGATGTCAGCAAATGCCACAAG TTTCTATGTCACCCAAATTGAAATATATCTTCTCTGGGGACTTGTTTAATTTGAGCTGTGAAAGCACAAGTGAGAACACAGTGAAATGGTACGTGAACAACACGGAAGAAAGGCTGCAAACGAACAAAACCTGGAAGATAGCGGTTGCTGCCCCCAAGCACTCAGGCGTTTATCAATGCGAGAGCAATGGGAAAAGGAGTGGCAATTTCAGCATCAAAGTCCTGG AATACACTCCCAGTGCCTCACTCATCATCAAGACAGGCCTGCCAGTGATGCGGACTGAAGGTTCAGTTGTCCTGGAGCTTGAAAATGAGGATGGTCTGTGGGGATGGAAGTGCTGGGTCAAACGAGGAGAGAAGACAAAAATGATTAAGCTGAGGTTGAAGGACGACAATGTGAGTCTGGCCTTTCAACCCAACAGACTGAATGACCCCGAGACCATTTTCTGGTGTactgatgaaaatgaagaaaaaagaagtaaCCAAATCACAGTCAGGACCTCAG TGAAGGACTTAGCACTGGAAATGGATCGTCTGCCTGCCGTAGTTGGGGAGAGTCTGACTCTGAGTTGCCATGTCTGGGGCACAAATCAAATTAGCGACACTGTTTTCTACAAAGACAATCAAATCCTTCAGCATAGCAGCAGTCCTACCCACAATATCACAGTGACAGAAGATTCATCAGGAAGATATAAGTGTAATGCCACCTACACATACAAGGCCCGCACTAGAGGGCCCCCATACCAAGAGGGCTCTGATTTTCAAGATCTGTATGTCCAAG AGCCTCCTATGAAGGCAGTTCTCTCTGAAAAAACTGGCATGTGTTCTTGTCCACATTGTCCCAGTGGTGCCTCCTATCGCTGGTACCACAAGAATGATGGTCAGTCATGGGCATTAATGAGTTCCAACCAATCCATGATGCCAAAAGACAGTGGTACTTATGCATGTCGAGCTGTGTGGGTGAACGGGAGGTCTTTACTCAGCAACAACGTTT TTTCAGATCAATCTTCCAGCAGCACCTCTCTAATAGTTTTGATGATCTTGGGGGTGGTGATTCTAATTGTCGTAGTTGctgtttatatatattgtaAGAAGAGAAGAGCCACAG gagcAATATACGAGGATGTGCAGATGAAGCCACGAGAGAAAGGTGACGACAAATACGAGACGCTGCAGAAGCCACGTGGTGCCCAAAAGGAGGGCGAGTACGACACCCTTCACCCAGAAGCACCGGGCACGGAGATGAAAGAGGGTGAATACCAACCActgaagaaagaggaaatgaaaggggAGGTGTACCACACACTGGGGATGGAgggggcagcaggaggagaaggggCATATGAAGCACTGAAGAAAGAGGGAATGAAAGAGGGGGTATACCACAGCCTGGGAATGGAgggggcagcaggaggagaaggggCATATGAAGCACTGAAGAAAGAGGGAATGAAAGAGGGGGTATACCACAGCCTGGGAATGGAGGGGGCAGGTGGAGGACACGAAGCAGTaaggaaagacaaagacagtgaTTATGAGATAGTGAAAGAAAAGATGTAA
- the LOC122868072 gene encoding uncharacterized protein LOC122868072 isoform X2, which yields MAMRGGKYLLLLAVFVVLARCQQMPQVSMSPKLKYIFSGDLFNLSCESTSENTVKWYVNNTEERLQTNKTWKIAVAAPKHSGVYQCESNGKRSGNFSIKVLEYTPSASLIIKTGLPVMRTEGSVVLELENEDGLWGWKCWVKRGEKTKMIKLRLKDDNVSLAFQPNRLNDPETIFWCTDENEEKRSNQITVRTSVKDLALEMDRLPAVVGESLTLSCHVWGTNQISDTVFYKDNQILQHSSSPTHNITVTEDSSGRYKCNATYTYKARTRGPPYQEGSDFQDLYVQEPPMKAVLSEKTGMCSCPHCPSGASYRWYHKNDGQSWALMSSNQSMMPKDSGTYACRAVWVNGRSLLSNNVFSDQSSSSTSLIVLMILGVVILIVVVAVYIYCKKRRATGAIYEDVQMKPREKGDDKYETLQKPRGAQKEGEYDTLHPEAPGTEMKEGEYQPLKKEEMKGEVYHTLGMEGAAGGEGAYEALKKEGMKEGVYHSLGMEGAAGGEGAYEALKKEGMKEGVYHSLGMEGAGGGHEAVRKDKDSDYEIVKEKM from the exons AT GGCAATGAGGGGAGGAAAATATCTGCTGCTCCTGGCAG tgTTCGTGGTCCTGGCAAGATGTCAGCAAATGCCACAAG TTTCTATGTCACCCAAATTGAAATATATCTTCTCTGGGGACTTGTTTAATTTGAGCTGTGAAAGCACAAGTGAGAACACAGTGAAATGGTACGTGAACAACACGGAAGAAAGGCTGCAAACGAACAAAACCTGGAAGATAGCGGTTGCTGCCCCCAAGCACTCAGGCGTTTATCAATGCGAGAGCAATGGGAAAAGGAGTGGCAATTTCAGCATCAAAGTCCTGG AATACACTCCCAGTGCCTCACTCATCATCAAGACAGGCCTGCCAGTGATGCGGACTGAAGGTTCAGTTGTCCTGGAGCTTGAAAATGAGGATGGTCTGTGGGGATGGAAGTGCTGGGTCAAACGAGGAGAGAAGACAAAAATGATTAAGCTGAGGTTGAAGGACGACAATGTGAGTCTGGCCTTTCAACCCAACAGACTGAATGACCCCGAGACCATTTTCTGGTGTactgatgaaaatgaagaaaaaagaagtaaCCAAATCACAGTCAGGACCTCAG TGAAGGACTTAGCACTGGAAATGGATCGTCTGCCTGCCGTAGTTGGGGAGAGTCTGACTCTGAGTTGCCATGTCTGGGGCACAAATCAAATTAGCGACACTGTTTTCTACAAAGACAATCAAATCCTTCAGCATAGCAGCAGTCCTACCCACAATATCACAGTGACAGAAGATTCATCAGGAAGATATAAGTGTAATGCCACCTACACATACAAGGCCCGCACTAGAGGGCCCCCATACCAAGAGGGCTCTGATTTTCAAGATCTGTATGTCCAAG AGCCTCCTATGAAGGCAGTTCTCTCTGAAAAAACTGGCATGTGTTCTTGTCCACATTGTCCCAGTGGTGCCTCCTATCGCTGGTACCACAAGAATGATGGTCAGTCATGGGCATTAATGAGTTCCAACCAATCCATGATGCCAAAAGACAGTGGTACTTATGCATGTCGAGCTGTGTGGGTGAACGGGAGGTCTTTACTCAGCAACAACGTTT TTTCAGATCAATCTTCCAGCAGCACCTCTCTAATAGTTTTGATGATCTTGGGGGTGGTGATTCTAATTGTCGTAGTTGctgtttatatatattgtaAGAAGAGAAGAGCCACAG gagcAATATACGAGGATGTGCAGATGAAGCCACGAGAGAAAGGTGACGACAAATACGAGACGCTGCAGAAGCCACGTGGTGCCCAAAAGGAGGGCGAGTACGACACCCTTCACCCAGAAGCACCGGGCACGGAGATGAAAGAGGGTGAATACCAACCActgaagaaagaggaaatgaaaggggAGGTGTACCACACACTGGGGATGGAgggggcagcaggaggagaaggggCATATGAAGCACTGAAGAAAGAGGGAATGAAAGAGGGGGTATACCACAGCCTGGGAATGGAgggggcagcaggaggagaaggggCATATGAAGCACTGAAGAAAGAGGGAATGAAAGAGGGGGTATACCACAGCCTGGGAATGGAGGGGGCAGGTGGAGGACACGAAGCAGTaaggaaagacaaagacagtgaTTATGAGATAGTGAAAGAAAAGATGTAA
- the LOC122868079 gene encoding vesicular glutamate transporter 1-like, whose product MEIRSDRFKAVAAKTLGKIYGALEKKQENGETIELSAEGRPELVEEKELPVVDCTCFGLPRRYIIAILSGIGFCISFGIRCNLGVAIVSMVNSHTIFRDNKQVVVNAQFDWDPETVGMIHGSFFWGYIVTQIPGGFICQKFAANRVFGFAIVATSCLNMLIPTAARMHFGCVIIVRVFQGLVEGVSYPACHGIWAKWAPPLERSRLATTAFCGSYAGAVIAMPLAGILVQYSGWSSVFYVYGSFGVMWYCFWFLVSYESPAAHPTITEEERKYIEESIGESAQHTVTKFNTPWRAFFTSMPVYAIIVANFCRSWTFYLLLISQPAYFEEVFGFEISKVGIVSALPHLVMTIIVPIGGQLADYLRSNQIMTTTNVRKLMNCGGFGMEATLLLVVGFSHTKGVAITFLVLAVGFSGFAISGFNVNHLDIAPRYASILMGISNGVGTLSGMVCPLIVGAMTKHKTREEWQGVFLIASLVHYGGVIFYGLFASGEKQAWAEPEQLSDEKCGILDEDELANETEELYRTSGGAGYGAMNQGADPNGGMGGGGWVSDWDKTEEYVQPAGTNNYLYGGEGETES is encoded by the exons AGCTCTTGAGAAGAAGCAGGAAAATGGTGAGACCATCGAGCTGTCGGCGGAGGGCCGGCCGGAGctggtggaggagaaggagctgCCCGTGGTGGACTGCACATGCTTCGGCCTGCCCAGGCGCTACATCATCGCCATCCTCTCTGGCATTGGCTTCTGCATCTCCTTTGGTATTCGATGTAACTTGGGTGTGGCCATCGTCAGCATGGTCAACAGCCACACCATCTTCAGAGACAATAAGCAGGTCGTAGTG AACGCTCAGTTTGACTGGGATCCAGAAACAGTCGGAATGATCCACGGGTCCTTCTTCTGGGGATACATAGTGACCCAAATCCCAGGAGGGTTCATCTGTCAAAAGTTTGCAGCAAACAG AGTGTTTGGCTTTGCTATAGTGGCCACATCTTGCCTGAATATGCTCATCCCTACAGCAGCACGGATGCATTTTGGCTGTGTTATCATTGTCAGGGTGTTTCAAGGACTTGTGGAG GGAGTTTCCTATCCAGCTTGTCATGGTATTTGGGCAAAATGGGCACCACCTCTTGAAAGAAGTCGCCTGGCCACGACAGCATTTTGTG GTTCTTATGCTGGTGCTGTGATTGCCATGCCATTAGCTGGAATCCTGGTCCAGTACTCAGGATGGTCATCAGTCTTCTATGTCTACG GAAGTTTTGGGGTCATGTGGTATTGCTTCTGGTTCCTGGTGTCTTATGAAAGTCCAGCAGCCCATCCCACCATcactgaggaggagagaaaatatATTGAGGAAAGCATTGGCGAGTCGGCCCAACATACAGTAACG AAATTCAACACACCGTGGAGGGCCTTCTTTACGTCCATGCCAGTGTACGCCATCATTGTGGCTAATTTCTGCAGAAGCTGGACTTTCTATTTGCTTCTCATCAGCCAGCCTGCATACTTCGAGGAGGTTTTTGGGTTTGAGATTAGCAAG GTGGGCATAGTTTCCGCACTTCCCCACCTCGTCATGACCATTATCGTGCCCATTGGCGGCCAGCTAGCTGACTATCTGCGCTCCAACCAAATCATGACCACCACTAACGTCAGGAAACTTATGAACTGTGGAG GGTTTGGGATGGAGGCAAccctgctgctggtggtgggcTTCTCTCATACAAAAGGGGTTGCCATAACATTTCTGGTCCTGGCTGTGGGTTTCTCTGGTTTTGCCATTTCAG GTTTCAACGTCAACCACCTGGACATTGCACCACGCTATGCTAGCATCCTCATGGGTATCTCCAACGGTGTGGGCACTTTGTCTGGTATGGTTTGCCCACTTATAGTTGGTGCCATGACAAAGCATAAG ACGCGGGAGGAGTGGCAGGGTGTGTTTCTTATCGCCTCTCTTGTTCATTATGGCGGTGTTATATTCTATG GCCTCTTTGCATCTGGAGAGAAGCAAGCTTGGGCGGAGCCGGAGCAGCTGAGTGATGAGAAATGTGGCATCCTGGATGAGGATGAGCTTGCAAACGAGACAGAGGAGCTGTATCGCACAAGTGGCGGAGCAGGCTATGGAGCCATGAACCAGGGTGCGGATCCCAACGGAGGCatgggaggaggaggctggGTCTCAGACTGGGACAAAACTGAGGAGTATGTCCAACCAGCCGGAACCAATAATTACCTTtatggaggggagggggagaccGAGAGTTAA